The Desulfovibrio sp. Fe33 genome includes a window with the following:
- a CDS encoding RrF2 family transcriptional regulator produces MKLTTRSRYGTRMMLDIAQHGKEGPVRIQDIADRQGVSAKYLEKLIRKLKEVGFVKSKRGPRGGHSLAKPASEIPIGEVVHALEGDGSLVECRSGDKGCARMKDCLTRRLWQEAADAMYDRLNTFTLADLINDAEQCGSSSVEPWSRGGF; encoded by the coding sequence ATGAAACTGACCACACGGAGCCGCTACGGCACCCGCATGATGCTCGATATTGCGCAGCACGGTAAGGAAGGACCTGTGCGCATTCAGGACATCGCCGATCGCCAGGGCGTTTCCGCCAAGTATCTGGAAAAACTCATTCGCAAGCTCAAGGAAGTGGGCTTCGTCAAGTCCAAGCGCGGTCCTCGCGGCGGCCATTCCCTGGCCAAGCCCGCGTCGGAAATCCCCATCGGAGAGGTGGTCCATGCCCTGGAGGGGGATGGCTCCCTGGTGGAGTGCCGCTCCGGCGACAAGGGGTGTGCCCGCATGAAGGACTGCCTGACGCGGAGGCTGTGGCAGGAGGCCGCCGACGCCATGTACGACCGGCTGAACACCTTCACCTTGGCCGACCTCATCAATGATGCCGAGCAGTGCGGCAGCTCCTCGGTGGAGCCGTGGAGCCGCGGCGGATTCTGA
- the trhA gene encoding PAQR family membrane homeostasis protein TrhA, with translation MARILRDPVSGLTHCIAAGLAVLGTVLLILRAVSPVLPWHIVTFSIFGGGMILLYTASTLYHWLPVSEDWVLFLRRVDHSMIFFYIAATYTPICLIPLRGPWGWSLFGVIWGLALSGIVMKVFWITAPRWLSTAIYLGMGWLALVGIYPLVMAMPPASLVWLVAGGVVYSLGAVVYAVKWPDPFPKRFGFHEIFHLFVIGGSFCHFVVMYWYV, from the coding sequence ATGGCCAGAATCCTTCGCGACCCGGTAAGCGGGCTGACGCACTGCATTGCAGCGGGCTTGGCCGTGCTCGGCACGGTCCTGCTCATCCTGCGTGCGGTCAGCCCGGTCCTGCCGTGGCACATTGTCACCTTTTCCATCTTCGGCGGGGGCATGATCCTGCTCTACACCGCCTCGACCCTGTACCATTGGCTGCCCGTGAGCGAGGATTGGGTCCTGTTCCTGCGCCGCGTGGATCATTCCATGATTTTCTTCTACATAGCGGCCACCTACACGCCCATCTGCCTGATTCCCCTGCGCGGTCCGTGGGGCTGGTCCCTGTTCGGGGTCATCTGGGGGCTGGCGCTGTCCGGCATCGTCATGAAGGTCTTCTGGATCACCGCCCCGCGCTGGCTGTCCACCGCCATCTACCTGGGCATGGGCTGGCTCGCTTTGGTCGGCATTTATCCTTTGGTCATGGCCATGCCCCCGGCTTCGCTTGTCTGGCTTGTGGCGGGCGGCGTGGTTTACTCCCTGGGCGCGGTCGTCTACGCCGTCAAGTGGCCGGACCCGTTCCCCAAGCGATTCGGTTTCCACGAGATATTCCATCTCTTCGTCATCGGCGGCTCATTCTGCCACTTCGTGGTCATGTACTGGTACGTCTAG
- a CDS encoding YeeE/YedE thiosulfate transporter family protein yields MKTTDKGMNPYLAGALTGLLLALSVLLAGKYFGASTSYVRSVGLLEMAVAPGHVEATDYFMKYFGANGGIDWQWLFVIGIFFGSYLSANFTGSFAWTPLPEIWKERYGERSGLRFLLAFAGGAIALFGARMAGGCPSGHGLSGMAQMTISGTLAMVAFFVGGVATARILYGGK; encoded by the coding sequence ATGAAGACTACTGATAAAGGCATGAATCCGTATCTGGCGGGAGCGTTGACCGGCCTGCTCCTGGCGCTTTCCGTGTTGCTGGCGGGCAAGTATTTCGGGGCGTCCACCTCTTATGTCCGCTCCGTGGGGCTGCTTGAGATGGCGGTGGCTCCCGGTCATGTCGAGGCCACGGACTACTTCATGAAATACTTTGGCGCGAACGGCGGCATCGACTGGCAATGGCTGTTCGTCATCGGTATTTTTTTCGGCTCCTATCTGAGCGCGAATTTTACCGGCTCCTTCGCCTGGACGCCGTTGCCGGAAATCTGGAAGGAGCGCTACGGCGAGCGGTCGGGGCTGCGTTTCCTTCTCGCTTTCGCTGGCGGGGCCATCGCCCTTTTCGGCGCGCGTATGGCCGGGGGCTGCCCCAGCGGGCACGGCCTGTCGGGCATGGCGCAGATGACGATCAGCGGAACGCTGGCCATGGTGGCGTTCTTTGTCGGCGGCGTCGCGACCGCCCGTATTCTCTACGGAGGGAAATAG
- a CDS encoding YeeE/YedE thiosulfate transporter family protein codes for MTLAMGLFTGVLFGVLLQRARVLRFDKQLGALLFRDMTIVKFMFSAIVVAAVLIHLFVDLGLVSLSVKATSLGGQLVGGLLFGVGWAILGYCPGTAWGAFGEGRFDGLWGILGGWFGAALYAEFYPSMQSTVLSWGNYGKLTWASLLGVNHWIPVIVLAAGAVVLFRFFEKKGL; via the coding sequence ATGACGCTCGCAATGGGACTTTTTACCGGCGTGTTGTTCGGCGTGCTTTTACAGCGCGCCCGCGTGCTTCGTTTCGACAAGCAGCTCGGCGCACTTCTTTTCCGCGACATGACCATCGTCAAATTCATGTTTTCGGCAATCGTGGTCGCCGCCGTGCTCATTCACCTGTTCGTCGACCTCGGCCTGGTCTCCCTGTCCGTCAAGGCCACGTCGTTGGGCGGGCAGCTTGTCGGCGGCCTGCTGTTCGGCGTGGGTTGGGCGATTCTCGGCTACTGCCCGGGCACTGCCTGGGGCGCGTTCGGCGAAGGCCGTTTCGACGGCCTCTGGGGCATCCTCGGGGGCTGGTTCGGCGCAGCCCTGTATGCCGAGTTCTATCCGTCCATGCAGTCCACGGTTTTGTCCTGGGGAAACTACGGCAAGCTTACGTGGGCTTCGCTGCTCGGCGTCAACCACTGGATTCCGGTCATCGTCCTGGCTGCGGGCGCAGTGGTGTTGTTCAGGTTCTTCGAGAAGAAGGGGCTGTAG
- a CDS encoding MetS family NSS transporter small subunit, protein MSVPAIIMMCVGLGVTWGGAAYCVRLAIKNNRH, encoded by the coding sequence ATGTCCGTACCCGCTATCATCATGATGTGCGTCGGCCTCGGCGTGACCTGGGGCGGCGCAGCCTACTGCGTCCGCCTGGCCATAAAGAACAATCGCCACTAG